The following proteins are co-located in the Streptomyces sp. NBC_01198 genome:
- a CDS encoding GntR family transcriptional regulator: protein MAEVGGPATPVRRSSLRQQIADALRDEVLTGRLQAGRHFTVKEIAELYGVSATPVREALVDLAAQGLLDVEQHRGFQVRRLTAADFRSLSKAQLFIVEAAFRQMADRGMGDLPADAVASVRRRAEAAARAAQSGSLDVLVGCDLRFWRELTGIGGNPHICEFLDRIRTQTWVYAVPHLRALSDPAGVCWAGHVDLVNAVAARDTAAAYALTTECDAHTRALIEKLAPARS, encoded by the coding sequence ATGGCGGAGGTCGGCGGTCCGGCCACGCCGGTGCGGCGCAGCAGCCTGCGCCAGCAGATCGCCGACGCCCTGCGCGACGAGGTGCTCACCGGCAGGCTCCAGGCCGGGCGGCACTTCACCGTCAAGGAGATCGCCGAGCTCTACGGCGTCTCCGCCACCCCCGTCCGCGAGGCGCTGGTCGACCTCGCCGCCCAGGGGCTGCTCGACGTCGAACAGCACCGCGGCTTCCAGGTGCGCAGGTTGACCGCGGCCGATTTCCGCTCGCTCAGCAAGGCCCAGCTCTTCATCGTCGAGGCCGCCTTCCGGCAGATGGCCGACCGCGGCATGGGCGACCTGCCGGCCGACGCGGTGGCCTCCGTACGCCGCCGCGCCGAGGCCGCCGCCCGCGCCGCCCAGTCCGGCAGCCTCGACGTGCTGGTCGGCTGCGACCTGCGCTTCTGGCGGGAGCTGACGGGCATCGGCGGCAACCCGCACATCTGCGAATTCCTGGACCGCATCCGCACCCAGACCTGGGTCTACGCGGTGCCGCACCTGCGCGCGCTCAGCGACCCCGCCGGCGTCTGCTGGGCCGGCCACGTCGACCTGGTGAACGCCGTCGCCGCCCGCGACACGGCCGCCGCGTACGCCCTGACGACCGAATGCGACGCCCATACCCGCGCCTTGATCGAGAAGCTGGCCCCCGCACGCTCCTGA
- a CDS encoding SLATT domain-containing protein yields the protein MSQPDMFPEEAPREEPERRALHHQQEDLRPLPFPLGDWGEPAERLEELYRWAESGALRTADWYLRDRLWKRRGARALRCGATLFAAVGAALPLVELTGAGGATVAWGYLALLVATVCVAADRVLGLTAGWMRDVGTAQSVERRLEQLRFDWASESVREVLGPTEGTAAEAAERCLAILRRFCDDVADLVRMETADWMLDFGSRTSAPPLRTQSPAWSPTRPEPPFSPRLPHPSTRPNMPRQRPPENPRQG from the coding sequence GTGAGCCAGCCGGACATGTTTCCCGAGGAAGCCCCTCGGGAGGAGCCTGAGCGGCGGGCGCTGCACCACCAGCAAGAGGACCTGCGGCCGCTGCCGTTCCCGCTGGGCGACTGGGGCGAGCCCGCGGAACGCCTCGAAGAGCTCTACCGCTGGGCGGAGTCCGGCGCCCTGCGTACGGCCGACTGGTATCTGCGGGACCGGCTGTGGAAGCGCCGCGGCGCCCGCGCACTGCGCTGCGGCGCCACGCTGTTCGCCGCGGTGGGCGCGGCGCTGCCGCTGGTCGAGCTGACCGGCGCCGGCGGCGCGACGGTGGCCTGGGGCTATCTCGCGCTGCTGGTGGCCACGGTGTGCGTGGCCGCGGACCGCGTCCTGGGTCTGACGGCGGGATGGATGCGCGACGTCGGCACCGCGCAGAGCGTCGAGCGGCGCCTTGAGCAGCTGCGCTTCGACTGGGCGTCGGAAAGCGTCCGCGAGGTCCTCGGCCCGACGGAGGGCACCGCGGCGGAGGCCGCCGAGCGCTGCCTGGCGATCCTGCGCCGCTTCTGCGACGACGTTGCCGATCTGGTGCGGATGGAAACCGCGGACTGGATGCTGGATTTCGGCTCCCGCACGTCCGCGCCGCCCTTGCGTACGCAGTCCCCCGCCTGGTCCCCCACCCGCCCCGAGCCCCCCTTCTCCCCCCGCCTCCCCCACCCGAGCACCCGCCCGAACATGCCCCGCCAACGCCCCCCGGAGAACCCCCGCCAGGGGTGA
- the purD gene encoding phosphoribosylamine--glycine ligase, with the protein MKVLVIGGGAREHALCRSLSLDPDVTSLHCAPGNAGIAEVAELHPVDALDGAAVAGLAVSLGADFVVVGPEAPLVAGVADAVRARGIDCFGPSKEAAELEGSKAFAKDVMATAGVPTARSYVCTTADEIDRALDAFGAPYVVKDDGLAAGKGVVVTGDLAGARAHALACVAAPGRVVIEEYLDGPEVSLFAVTDGETVVPLQPAQDFKRALDGDEGPNTGGMGAYSPLPWADPKLVDEVERTVLQPTVDELRRRGTPFAGLLYAGLAITSRGVRVIEFNARFGDPETQVVLARLRTPLAGLLRAAATGQLAAFPALRWSEGAAVTVVIASYNYPDTPRTGDPITGLDAIAEQGDHAYVLHAGTRREDDGRVVSAGGRVLSVTATGADLAVARERAYRAVDRVGLDGGHHRTDIAAAATGA; encoded by the coding sequence GTGAAGGTCCTTGTCATCGGCGGCGGCGCCCGCGAGCACGCCCTGTGCCGTTCCCTGTCCCTCGACCCCGACGTGACGTCACTGCACTGCGCTCCCGGCAACGCCGGGATCGCCGAGGTGGCCGAGCTGCACCCGGTCGACGCGCTCGACGGTGCGGCGGTCGCCGGGCTCGCCGTCTCGCTCGGGGCGGACTTCGTCGTCGTCGGCCCCGAGGCCCCGCTGGTCGCCGGGGTCGCCGACGCCGTACGCGCGCGGGGCATCGACTGCTTCGGGCCCAGCAAGGAGGCGGCGGAGCTGGAGGGCTCCAAGGCCTTCGCCAAGGACGTCATGGCGACGGCCGGCGTGCCGACCGCCCGCTCCTACGTCTGCACGACCGCGGACGAGATCGACCGGGCGCTGGACGCCTTCGGCGCGCCGTACGTCGTCAAGGACGACGGGCTCGCGGCGGGCAAGGGCGTCGTCGTCACCGGTGACCTCGCAGGGGCGCGGGCGCACGCCCTCGCATGCGTGGCCGCGCCCGGCCGGGTGGTCATCGAGGAGTACCTGGACGGCCCCGAGGTCTCGCTCTTCGCCGTCACCGACGGCGAGACCGTCGTACCGCTGCAGCCCGCGCAGGACTTCAAGCGGGCGCTCGACGGCGACGAGGGTCCCAACACCGGCGGCATGGGCGCGTATTCGCCGCTGCCGTGGGCCGACCCGAAACTGGTCGACGAGGTCGAGCGGACCGTGCTCCAGCCGACCGTCGACGAGCTGCGGCGCCGCGGTACGCCCTTCGCGGGCCTGCTCTACGCCGGGCTCGCGATCACCTCGCGCGGGGTGCGGGTCATCGAGTTCAACGCCCGCTTCGGCGATCCCGAGACGCAGGTCGTCCTGGCCCGGCTCCGCACCCCGCTCGCCGGGCTGCTCAGGGCCGCCGCGACCGGGCAGCTCGCGGCGTTCCCCGCGCTGCGGTGGAGCGAGGGTGCAGCGGTGACGGTGGTCATCGCCTCCTACAACTACCCGGACACGCCGCGCACCGGTGATCCGATCACCGGTCTCGACGCCATCGCGGAGCAGGGTGACCACGCGTACGTCCTGCACGCCGGGACGCGGCGTGAGGACGACGGGCGCGTCGTCAGCGCCGGCGGTCGCGTTCTCTCGGTGACCGCGACCGGCGCGGACCTCGCAGTGGCCCGCGAGCGGGCCTACCGGGCGGTCGACCGCGTCGGCCTCGACGGCGGCCACCACCGTACCGACATCGCTGCGGCGGCCACGGGCGCGTAG